Below is a window of Demequina muriae DNA.
GCGAAGCACCAGCTCGTCGCGGCGCGACACCGACTGGGGTGCGCTCGTCACGGCAGGGGCGGAGGGGACGTCAGGCATGCGGGGACCGTTCTTGCTCGTGGGCGGGGCGGCGCGACGGGACGCCGGCTTGCGCCTATTGTGACACCGTGAATTCAACGGCACTGTGTGTACTGACGGCACTGTGTACGGACGTCAGATGAGGCCGAGCTCCGCGAACGCCCCGACCAGGCCGGCGTGCTCGGGACCGTCGGCCACCACATCAGCGATGGTGAGAACGTCCGGGTGGCCCCCGGCGATTCCCACGGCGGTGCCCGCGTACTCGAGCATCTCGATGTCGTTGGGGCCGTCGCCCACCCCGATGACGTCCGCCGGCGTGAGGCCGAGGTGCTCGACGACGGCCGCGATGCCCACGGCCTTGGAGACGTGCGTCAGGTACAGCTCGCCCGCACCCCGTCCGAGGTCCCGCAGCGACGTCTCCACCGCCGCGACCTCAGGGCCGATCGCCGCCGCGATCACCGACAGGTCGGTGTCGGCGCGCAGCGTCACCACCTTCGCGAAGCTGAGTCCGTGCAGGGTGTCCACGACGAGCCGCGCCGCCCGCAGGTCCTCCCACAGGGCGACCTGAGCACCCGCACCGCCGTGCCGGCGTGAGCGCTCCTCGATCGCCTCGTGCGCATCGGGCAGTGCATAGAGCGCCGCCGTCGACTCGACGAGGCTCACCGCGTGGTAGCTGGCGAGGGCGTCGATGGTGCGTCGGGCCAGAGCGGCGGGAAAGACCTCGTCGCGCAGGACGCGTCCGTCGATCTCCGCGTACGCCCCGGCGCCCGCGACCACGCCGTCGAATCCCGCTTCGAGGAGGCGCGACGACACCGCGCAACGGGCGCGTCCCGTGCACAGGAGCACGCGGTGCCCGTTCTCCCGCACCTGTCGCACCGCAGCGACATG
It encodes the following:
- a CDS encoding HAD hydrolase family protein; the protein is MPSSPLSSSRIVFLDIDGTYAWHGAVPEAHVAAVRQVRENGHRVLLCTGRARCAVSSRLLEAGFDGVVAGAGAYAEIDGRVLRDEVFPAALARRTIDALASYHAVSLVESTAALYALPDAHEAIEERSRRHGGAGAQVALWEDLRAARLVVDTLHGLSFAKVVTLRADTDLSVIAAAIGPEVAAVETSLRDLGRGAGELYLTHVSKAVGIAAVVEHLGLTPADVIGVGDGPNDIEMLEYAGTAVGIAGGHPDVLTIADVVADGPEHAGLVGAFAELGLI